AATCAGAGGTTGGCCGCCGCCGCGAGCCCGGGCTCGACATCGATCTCGCAAGACTGTCGATTCACCgaacaatttgaatattatgtgTTATGTCAAATGTAAATAGAGTACGAATTAGACATTTAGACATGTTAAGGGATGTAAtcttagtgttttattttttattaattgctaTGAAATGTATATGACGGGGAAATTATATGAATATAGAATGATGGTTATGGTCGGTGTAGAGCCATCGCGCGGCGGCGGCCTTAGCGCTCAGCGCGCAATGAAACAATGCTGCGATATTCCTTGTGCCCCTCGAAATATCAGTGCATTATATACGAGTCAAGATGTAGAGACGATGCGGTAGTGTTAATGTGTATAGATACGTTTATACAAAGCTCGAGTCGGGCGGAGAGATACAGACTTGCCAGCCGGTTCGAGCGAACGACGACTAGCTATGAATCCTGACATCGGCTCACGTTAATtagcttataaatatttcatcaaaatataaaatacacaaaaaaaaatggatataaATTTCTCGACCAAGTActggttgtttttaaattattaaaatgtaaaaaaaaattagaatatAAACAAAGTATAGGTACAATTTATGAATTATACTTTTCTTTTCGGCATTTCATGTAACAGTGGACGAGACCTAGCTTATTTGCTACACCGAAATAATTTGTGTAAGTTCACAACCCATGTTCACTTAGAACATCAAAGCACTCTTGTTGACGCAACCTTACACAATGTCGAATGTTTCtatatattttgtgatttcTTTTGCTCATTGTCCTCTTCcattgcttttttttgtttgtcaactGTCTAAGtgtataatatgattttgttaAGGCAGGGTAATGCAGAAATGTGAAGAGGTACTTTTTTTGAATTGATTGAtgatttgtttgaatgttttaaattgagttACTTTTATCCATTCAATGGAATTTGTATTGTTATGAAAGGAGCCagagtttgttgttttttttaattaagtcaaTTTGAATTTCGATTTAATGAGGCAGCAGATTAGTTTATTATAACTGTCAAGTTACCACAGAAACAATAGTCAGATGTAGGCTCTCTTTGGCGTTGCCCTTTATAGTTTTGAAAACTTTGGCAGTGCGCGGACGCTAGCCGTCTGCTGTGCTTTTATGGACGTTAAATAGGTAGTCAGTATTAGATCATGCAATACATGAGCTGAAGAGAGGTTGTGAAGAGTATCGTTATAAAAGGTACCTATTCAAAATCTGGACAAACAGACTAACTTATCTTGTACGACAGATAGGCtgaggtaaataaatattgcttagTGCATGCTTTGCTCCGTTTTGTAGTCCAACAGTGACAGGGACAAAGTacacactaaggaattttatttaGCTCTGTCACAGTGTTGCTGCAATGTGCATTTATGCCATCTTcactttaatttgaataatgggATCAGTGCCAAACTTTCTCCTTCTTATTTAGCTCAAAACGATGCAATTGTTAGCATGCTTGATGAAACAGctaagtaattgtttagttaGTCTGccattttgtgaatattttgttttgatagtaatatgtaaatcttttataatatatttgtttacaataaataaatgacaacattataaataaaagaaaatgtattttccatttaaactgatgaaaaaaaatataaaaagaataatatgCAATGATATTTGatgtttcatttgtttccaTTGGcctaaacattttatgttaataatttccGTTCTGTTTTTATTTGCTATGCATTGGGGTAAACAGTTTTTGTAAGGCCTTGGAACCCTGACGAACTAAGTTTATACATATTGGGAATATTATTCGAGtctttatttacatattgtataaaataaatatgcaaattatAAGGAGATTTTGTTCTAACTTGgccaaaatacaaaaaagtaataatgatCACATTCAATATGGCACGGAAGATAAATGCGGTGAAATCAGTATCTACAGGTTACAGTCATTGCTTAGTGCGTAAGTATGGTGTAAAGTGTAAGGTGAAAACAACAATcatagaaatattgttttctcgGACTTCTTAAAAATTGGGAAAGACGACTCCGTTCCTTGACGCTGCTGCATCTGCTGCTGAGTAATAGAGTATCAGCACGTCTAGCCTATTCCATGAGCATAAAACTGAATAGTGGGCAAAAGAAGTCCGCAAACCCTAATAGGTTTAtaagacatattttaaaacgaaatgcaaaaaataacattgatgcAATTTCACGAAAAAGCCACATAATTAGatgaaaagaaaacaacttatattttttttcaatgtaaaattcTCTTCTACACTTATAATATatctaagaaaataattaaatcaaagcatcaaaaaattcatcgccATCGccgccggctgggagtgtgcccaaaaggttggcagcattgccacgttgaatggcaatgctaatcctctgagcgaggtaaaagccagcctttgggtcacgagaagtgtcaacgagacgctttgctaggtctttaaaaagcgttttggcacttggcccccacggcccaaaagtttcaaccccaaacggctcaaagaagtaaataccaactagattaccatatttgcgccgtttgaggttttcagcagccgcggcagcagagccagcgcagctcgaagaaccGGGAACCATACTTACGGACCcgagatggcgcaagagtatcaacacaagtggcgtcccacactaaaggcctacccatcttccaagggaacaaagacataccgtccggtctcttgccatcatcgcgtaccaaaccattaggttctaatacagcAGGTACGCCGACGGCAACAAGAGCTCGACGGATAATGCCATTAATATTCGCTTAACGAGCCATCCGCCCTGCACTACGGCTGCATGATAGACCGTGGGCGTCCGAGGCTGTTGACTACTTCACCACAGTGGCAGCGATGCGGAGAACAAGATGAAGCAcgtctataatatatataagtactagctgttgcccgcgactttgtctgcgtgatactcaagatgtgaaaaactatgaagtttaataataacgatcatagtaaaaatgtaatgcaatattgaaaatgaaacactttttttatatttcaagcttgcttttttatttctaaattataatgaatcttgagcggcctaaaaactatcaaatgtttgaatcaaacacatttcatcgcttacgatactatcctggtgtcaaatatttcacagctgttttaatgactttttcttatttaatcccaaaaagaggggtttataactttgacatatctgcctgcctgtctgtctgtgacatcatagcttccgaacgaatagaactattttagttttcgtttagacatgtttgacaaatcatcaggggagggggggggtgcaagtaggaaaaaataacagaaggtataactcagtcttagctaAGCTAGACTGAGTTATACACTTAGTAcacagtcttagcacttctgctaaaaatgttttactttcgaaattttccatttactaattgggtgggttatgattttcgagcacgtctgttcttgggacggcctacacctgaaattgctagacggattatgacagtgattatgaggtgtcataaaattatgattgtactgtaaccaaagaggtaaaccagaaccatattactgaggccccggtgtccgtttgtctgtctgtcatctggctgtttctcaggaacagtgatagccagacagttgttattttcacacacgatatTTCGGAGTGACAGAGTGACGGAGCTAGTGAAGTGAGAGTCgagctcggtaactgtggattttacatagtgtcataagatataagattttgcaaaattgcacccagataaacggtctcctgaaacacgttatgtttgattgtcctcttaatattaaaactgatcttcctcacaaacatttggaatatttccaaaataaaaaagttggtaaacgtgttatcttggccccctgatgttttgatcatgatttgcctttaaactgttgataaataaatagcgtgataataaaaaaaatatcagtcacccctttttttaaattgacaatgacaaaaatctaaagtatagggtATGTGTAATtcgtgatgttacgacaaagcaaaatatgaacataaaagtgacttcatgtgcatgagttctatttactgtaccaatttacaaagaaaaattacgtattttattcgttaacctacctgacgatcattgaagtaaaatacctaccgtcatccctactgcataaatggaacttaaataaagactacatgaggttatttatgaggttacgctgtctataccgacagccaaaatgaattttccaaacattatatgacggatgtaagtgctgatagctacacgctattatcagccttagtggggaaatttccaaaaatatgttcctaatcctcgtcggcttagggatctcagagacttattcagtctcgttccttcccctgtttttaccaggctacgaaagaagaaaattttaaataagtagagaatacaataaattgttaaaggaatttttggaaggaccacttgtgcggtctctataatggcggatgtagaccgatcaaatcgttaaaatattgaaaaatcccaggtatcagtagacattattctatcaataaatacataatgtatattcattgatagctttggtcttatagatctttcacattgcatacctattatgcagtttttatgcaagttttctgggcttttttatccgaaatacttttggcctattttttatgaaatttaagaaaaaaaattgttgcttgttgttacagatgaaccaaggtaataattaactgtgtcgttcagtaattttttgttatgcatcattatagatgagatcaatgtgaactacatgcaactttgggttgagtgtcactacgaatgttttgatcttgaagtagcatcgccaacattaccgagctaaaaacatatacatatacaattgaacttgagtaattttagtacatcaataaaaataaaaataaaaataatttaagttcctttctttcaagaatgtactgattacggtaacaattgcataaaaaaaatgtattagtttatgtttttttttattttacttgtgaaatagtcgcggtaggcccatatcagacttgaaagagaataaaataactaattttgtgaaaatgatttattttcgaaaaatcctattattgctctgtcaaaagtattaagataaatagcgtgatgtttttttgtgtaaattgataaccgtgctgcctactactcaatggagtgaaaatacacctcataactGTATTatacgatgttacgggtgagtccaaaaatttaaaactttactgctcatgcctcctgcatagtagcgttttggtttttgtatatttgttgtatcatgtgtacgataaggttcatgcaaaatttgaatgaaatgtattcagtagtttatgagataatttgatatttgtttatagatataaaaggctcctgctcaccccctgtaacgaaaagcgagataataagtaaaaagtatgttgaccggacctcttggtgatattctctgaaaatttgaatcaaatctatccagtactttccgagatctttccggacatacatacagacaaacagacaaacagacaaaaattctaaaaattatattttcggcatcggaatcgttagtagaccaccctgcaattattcttttttaaaaatattcaatgtacagttttcgcttttcttcaattttattatatgtatagatattaaataaaacgtacTGACAGATATAGAAGTCCTTACattgtacttataataattaaaacttaaaatgaatatattattatactgaataaatgattttttttttcttaaaaaaaggcAATTCAAGTTAGACTGGGACTCGCTTGCGACAAAACGCCACGATTTTTTTATAAGCCAActgatttaaaatatgtaaactttttttatttacaaataagtagTATCCTTACCGTAATCAACTTTAGAAGAAGTCTGTAGATAAAATGAATGCTAGTCTTTCCAGTATTAAGTGATGATCAGGAACTTAAAACTGAAGACAAAATAATTAGATCTACCTCTTCAGAAAGAAACTTATCCAAAGCATGATGTAATTAAGGGAAATAACTAAAGCATTCGAAGTAGtctaacgattttttttttagcttatacTATTtaccataatatttaatttgcttaaaatattaaactcgatattttttttctacaataaatacttataatcgACTATTAAGGTATGTGCTAttagtattaatttatgtatgtccAATTTCAATATTAGTCTAATGGACGTCTCTATTAGAGTGAAGTTCGTTCAAGTTCGTATACGTACGAGTCAAGCGGaacgaaattattttcattatttttccaCTTTCTGATTATTAAAAGCATGTTATAACAATGATTCACTTTAAagacagtaaaaataaatcagcGTTAAGTACAAGATGGGCTCAGATGTCGAAGCAAGAACAAataatagaaagaaagaaaatggaGATACAGGCCAAACTGGAGGCTCAAAAGCAGGCTGCAGCGCTTGCCGCTCAAGCCAAACTATCAAAGTTAGTATTCAAAGCATCATAATCACGTACATTTTCACTAAATTTTGCAGTACCCATTTGTCGCTTAAAATTTCTAGAAAGCtaagaaatcataaaaaaaatgtcgtaaaaAATGTTCAGAACAACTTTGTTAATTGCTACATAAACAGTATCTGTTTGATTACTAGCAACTACGAGTACCTTTTAACTTACACTGTGAAATCTTAATTTGCCTTtaacaaattaatcaattttggTAAGATTTAAGGTCAGTTTTCTTTCTATCTTTGTCACTTTGTCTGTATTACGGCCTGATAAAACTATATCACTGCCTCGTATGTTTGAAATACATGACAACAATTGAACTTTTACAAGAAGAAATGTGTCCTTCCAATCACACACATTAACATATGAAAATAGATAAAGGAAATAACACTGTCACCTATctactaaaaatgtattaatttcttatttacaGTCCTAGTCCGAAAGATGATAAAGGTTCAGTCAATATATTCTCCAATGATGGCAGCTTCATGAACCAGTTTAAAGCAttgttagaaaaacaaaaacaagacaaaCAGGATAAAGAAGAACAAGAGAAGCAACAGAGTGATGATGAGGCTAAATCTATCAAAACAGAGTTTAAGGAGTCCTCTCCTGTTGATGATGAATTTGACAGAGACTATGCTAATAATAATGATGACAGAAGGAAATCGGGAGATCGGAACCAAAGGTAAATTTTTCACTTGGCCAATCGAAATCCAATATCAGCCCCTAACTCTCCCACTTCTGGGCAAGGGGATTTCTCATATGGAAAATATAGCATTGATTCTCATAATACCTACATTTCAGTTCACTGTTGTAGCTCAAGTGATGTTCACTGAATACAAATCATGGCCAAAATGCTAATTCTGTATTGTTGTTGATATTATATTCTGTTTCACAGTTATTAGAATAGTTATGGTCTAGCATTGTAATGAAGTACCATACATACAATACATACTGCCAATATAGATTATTGGCAGTTTGAATCAATAGATGGCtctcttatatttttatgactttattgAATAGGCCTTAATATTACTTAGACATCATtcaatatgttaaataatatgatttgcTGTTAATGGTCTTGGTGAAGacattcaatttaatatgtttttaaactttcagAGATAAGCATCGGCGTTGGAATGAAAGGGTGCGCAACAGGCCCCATAGTCCTATGACTCCAGTGGTAGAAGACAGAAAGAAAATTGTAGATATCAAAAATCCTCTCTCAATCCCGCCTCTTATGCAGATACCTGTAATGCCACCCAATAATCAATCTTCTGATTCTGATCGCAATCAATGGCTTCTTTCTGCGAAATCTGATGAAGACCCAGATTCTAGTTTAGAGCAATGTCCTGGCCCTATGGGTCCCGGTCCCGGGCAATTACCACCTGGTCCCATGCCTCCTGGTATAATGGGCCCTAGCCTGATGGGACCTGGCCCCAACATGGGTCCTGGACCAAAGATGGCTCCTAATATGAACCTTGTTCCTATTCCTGGCATGTCTGGACCCAATATGGGACCTGGTTCTAACATAGTACCTGGAAACAATATAGGACCAGGTCAAGGTCCTAATATCGGTCAAGGTCCTAGTATGGGTCCAGGTCCTAGTATGGGTCCAGGGCCTAATATGGGACCAGGGTCCAATATGGGCCCGGGTCCCAATATGGGTCAGGGGCCTAATATGGGTCCAAGACCAAATATGGGCCCTAGACAAAATATGGGCCCAGGTCCAGGTATGGGTCCAGGGCCTATGATGGGACCTAGAGGCCCAATGCCGCCTATGCCTCCCGGCGGCCCAATGCCTTTTATGGGAGGTCCTCCTAATTTCCCAATGCCACCTAATTTCATGGGGCCTAATGGCCCTGGCGGGCCTTGTGGCCCTATGCCACCAAACATGTGTGGACCTAATATGGGACCAGGAGGCCCTGGACCAAATGGTCCTATGCCTCCTTTCTTTGGTCCTCCTTTCCCTAATCCAATGATGGGTCCAAATGGTCCGCCTAATTCCATGATGCCGCCTAATCCGATGAACAATTCTAACATGCCATTTATGGGTGGTAGACCCCCATTTGGGCCTAATGGTCCTCCTAACTTTGGAAATAATAACGGTCCTCCTATGCCTCCGTTTATGCCTCCTAACTCAATGTCTATGCTCCCTAACCCTGATTCGAAACCAATGGACGGAAATTCAATTAAATCAGAAGGAATGCCTCTACCACCACCATTGTCATTGATGAACCAGAAAGAATTGGATACAACAGTGCCCTTCAAGCCAGCACAaggtaataatcataaatattcatgtatGTGTATGCCTTTATGTTATTATTGCAATTGCCATAATAATGTAAAGGATAATTTGGCAAGTCTATTTATTGGAATGTACCTATTAAATAGTGTTTCTTGCAAAACCtttgaaattatattcattcatttttactttCGGTATTTTCATGTTCAGTAGTTGATTATTGCAATACGgccacaaaatataaacaaatttaactggcttatcgtaaaatttaatttattcattcaatGAAAACATTGTATAAATTTTATCCGATTTACGATTATGATTAAGCatgaaagttatttattcttataataagCATTGCTACTATAACAGTAAAGTCATAGACTAAAAATAGTATtagttactatttattttcGGTTTTATTAGACATAATTAGGCTAGAATAACGAGGCCACAGCTTCGACTCAGGATGACAAAATTGTCTCAAAAGGCAACATTCTTTGAAAAGAAAGACTAACATCCGaatattaaaatggtttcatacagatgtttttaattttctacgtAACATTCGCATAAGAGCGACAACATGAGACATAATAACAGCTTAAAATTggagtttcatttaaatattcggCCAATATATGATTTTGACGGTGCAAGGAATAATGTCTAAGTTGCATTGTTTACCATACCGTGCTCTAGCTGCGGCATCGGCTCGTCCATatgagtatttaattattagggTAGCTAAATATGTGACAAATTTGTCGTCTGAAGTCTAGTGGCGTAGTCCAACGTTAGTCAGAACCGTGTTGGTAGTATGTTGGCCCGGTTCCCTGTCGACGTGTCTGCCAGACAATATGTTGACTCGTGGTGTGCAGTTCTCTCTGCAGATTCGTTGCCGCCGTCAGTCCAGCGCGCAGCCAGCGAAGTCGCCTGCAACGGTGACCACTGGGAAAATGTGCTGAAAGCAATACACTCACAAGATCAAAATTTGTGGTAATGCCACTGTAGCCACTTTGATCCCCAACAGGAGGATACGTGctgtattcttttttatatttatatacattttttgtcGCAATCACTATGATGGAACATTCTCCTACAATAATtactaaacttatatttaacataaaagcTATGACATTTTAATAAGGCAATTGATTAATGTTCGATCACAGTATTTTCaggttaaataaaacctaacaCAAAAGCATcctttgttgttatttactCTCGACATTAGATAATTGTATTTAGCGACTCATTGCAGGTTCCTACACAGCACAAACTCGAACGAGTATAAGGCGTTTAGGGAGCTAGTTTTTAAGATCAGAGGAGAGAAGTGTGACAAGATTGAAGTTAAACCTGAGGACAAGTATGAACCGGAGTTTAGCTTGGAGGATGATGACAGCAACGATGATTGCAAATATAACATGAAGGATGATAGTAGGGACAGGTATGTGAACACAATTTTTTAAGGTATAATATCAAGTTAATGTTTCTCATTCACAGTCATGTCTATCTTCGTCATAGATCCTAAGGAAGAGGTTCATTTTTGTCTTAGACAATTATCAATTCTCTAATATGTTCATTTTCAAACTTATTACATACAAGCCTATCTCTTTTTTGCATGAAGacaaatattaaatctataGAAATTTCTAACCTTTAGATAATATATGGAAAGTGAAACTAATAGCACAAGTATACAGATGCTTTCAACAAATCATTCCTGATCACTTTTCTCTCCAACAGGGACTACGGTCAAAATCGTCCATTCGGTAAACGTGAACCAGCGAGCTCACAAAGCGACGAGGAGTCTGACAGTAAGCGAGAGAGACGCAAGAAAAAGAAGTCTCGGTGGAGTGATGACCCACCACCAGCCGATATCAAACCTCCTGGAGTGGTCGCACCTATGCCTTCTTTGTTACCAGGTAAGAATCTTATAAAACATATGAATGTAGTATTAACCCCTAAATGCTTTCTTGCATCTGTTAATCTTGTTATGAGCCTGTATTAAAAACTGCCTTACTCTTTACCCATAATATTCTACTCTATTACGAAGGGCCAGTTATGGTAAGCTTCTTGTGGATACTCCACCTTGAGGtcaatatatttagaaaatccTATAGAAAAAGAATTAATGAGTAATATATATATTAGCCAATCTACACAAAGAGTATTTCAAGTGTATGacgaaaaattaataaaaaaaaatggtgttttatAATTCCTTTGATGTTTTATAGGTGCTAAGCTGTCTAAAATAGATGAGGAGGGCATAAAGCTGTGTACAGTGAACCGCAACAACCAAGCTCTGATGCAATATGCAATGACAAATTATGGAACTACCAACCTTAGCCCTGAAGACTGGAAGAAGTGTGAAGATAACTTCAAACTTAATCTATTATATCAGGtgtgtataatttattcaatcacttttaataaaattacctttttgCGTGTTGGATTGAAggttaaacaaaacattattactattaaaaaaccttttacttTCTGTAAGATCAACTCACTGATATATATGATAATtgcaacaaattgaaataaatgtttgttttaaaactggtATTATCCAAATGATTTAGACATACAAAAACAACTTGTTGCTTTTCATatgaaaactaaacaaatatattatataataaccCACAGTACATAACAGATAAGTGTTGGAGTATTCATAGTATCTTTATAAAGccttaattgttttgtttacaaaggACATGTTGAAAAAGAGACAAGAAGTAGAACGCTTGGCAGCTGCTGGCAAGTACAAATATGAATATGACAGTGATGAAGACACAATGGAAGGCACATGGGAACACAAGtacgtatttaaatgtaaaactggAATGTTTATTTGACACCTATGCAAAAGCTATATTACATAGAAGAGGTCTCTTTTAGGTATTTATTACCAAGTTCTTGTAGCTCTGTCGTAAGACTTTTATAATTGACATAAGTGAAAATTGTGAAGGAAAGTGCAGCTTAATACCTACCAAAGCAAATGAAAGACTTGAAAAAGTAATGCAATACTAATAGACGCCCAGTGAGATAGAGACAGAGATAGAGTAGTGTGGCGGATAGACCCCGCTCTAGGTCTTGGCGTTGCCTTAGTCCACAACAGCAAATGGCCTTTGTTTAATACATGAATGGAGGTAATAAACCAtattcatgtaaaaaaaaactatcaaaatctTATATGAACCCACATATGTGGACAAATTTTGTTTGTAGATTGTTTATCATATCTTGTAA
This portion of the Trichoplusia ni isolate ovarian cell line Hi5 chromosome 19, tn1, whole genome shotgun sequence genome encodes:
- the LOC113503332 gene encoding stress response protein NST1-like isoform X2, encoding MIHFKDSKNKSALSTRWAQMSKQEQIIERKKMEIQAKLEAQKQAAALAAQAKLSNPSPKDDKGSVNIFSNDGSFMNQFKALLEKQKQDKQDKEEQEKQQSDDEAKSIKTEFKESSPVDDEFDRDYANNNDDRRKSGDRNQRDKHRRWNERVRNRPHSPMTPVVEDRKKIVDIKNPLSIPPLMQIPVMPPNNQSSDSDRNQWLLSAKSDEDPDSSLEQCPGPMGPGPGQLPPGPMPPGIMGPSLMGPGPNMGPGPKMAPNMNLVPIPGMSGPNMGPGSNIVPGNNIGPGQGPNIGQGPSMGPGPSMGPGPNMGPGSNMGPGPNMGQGPNMGPRPNMGPRQNMGPGPGMGPGPMMGPRGPMPPMPPGGPMPFMGGPPNFPMPPNFMGPNGPGGPCGPMPPNMCGPNMGPGGPGPNGPMPPFFGPPFPNPMMGPNGPPNSMMPPNPMNNSNMPFMGGRPPFGPNGPPNFGNNNGPPMPPFMPPNSMSMLPNPDSKPMDGNSIKSEGMPLPPPLSLMNQKELDTTVPFKPAQVLSADSLPPSVQRAASEVACNGDHWENVLKAIHSQDQNLWFLHSTNSNEYKAFRELVFKIRGEKCDKIEVKPEDKYEPEFSLEDDDSNDDCKYNMKDDSRDRDYGQNRPFGKREPASSQSDEESDSKRERRKKKKSRWSDDPPPADIKPPGVVAPMPSLLPGAKLSKIDEEGIKLCTVNRNNQALMQYAMTNYGTTNLSPEDWKKCEDNFKLNLLYQDMLKKRQEVERLAAAGKYKYEYDSDEDTMEGTWEHKLRAKEMNATEKWANELTKQAAGKHHIGDFLPPEELRKFMEKYSAVKSGKEPDLSDYKEFKLKEDNVGFKMLQKLGWSEGQGLGAEGSGIVEPINKIIPDDLTTKKSS
- the LOC113503332 gene encoding YLP motif-containing protein 1-like isoform X1, which gives rise to MIHFKDSKNKSALSTRWAQMSKQEQIIERKKMEIQAKLEAQKQAAALAAQAKLSNPSPKDDKGSVNIFSNDGSFMNQFKALLEKQKQDKQDKEEQEKQQSDDEAKSIKTEFKESSPVDDEFDRDYANNNDDRRKSGDRNQRDKHRRWNERVRNRPHSPMTPVVEDRKKIVDIKNPLSIPPLMQIPVMPPNNQSSDSDRNQWLLSAKSDEDPDSSLEQCPGPMGPGPGQLPPGPMPPGIMGPSLMGPGPNMGPGPKMAPNMNLVPIPGMSGPNMGPGSNIVPGNNIGPGQGPNIGQGPSMGPGPSMGPGPNMGPGSNMGPGPNMGQGPNMGPRPNMGPRQNMGPGPGMGPGPMMGPRGPMPPMPPGGPMPFMGGPPNFPMPPNFMGPNGPGGPCGPMPPNMCGPNMGPGGPGPNGPMPPFFGPPFPNPMMGPNGPPNSMMPPNPMNNSNMPFMGGRPPFGPNGPPNFGNNNGPPMPPFMPPNSMSMLPNPDSKPMDGNSIKSEGMPLPPPLSLMNQKELDTTVPFKPAQVLSADSLPPSVQRAASEVACNGDHWENVLKAIHSQDQNLWFLHSTNSNEYKAFRELVFKIRGEKCDKIEVKPEDKYEPEFSLEDDDSNDDCKYNMKDDSRDRDYGQNRPFGKREPASSQSDEESDSKRERRKKKKSRWSDDPPPADIKPPGVVAPMPSLLPGAKLSKIDEEGIKLCTVNRNNQALMQYAMTNYGTTNLSPEDWKKCEDNFKLNLLYQDMLKKRQEVERLAAAGKYKYEYDSDEDTMEGTWEHKLRAKEMNATEKWANELTKQAAGKHHIGDFLPPEELRKFMEKYSAVKSGKEPDLSDYKEFKLKEDNVGFKMLQKLGWSEGQGLGAEGSGIVEPINKANQPVANLGLGASTSDVVSPEDDEFDAYRKRMMLAYRFRPNPLNNPRRPYY